The Fulvivirga ligni genome window below encodes:
- the ftsZ gene encoding cell division protein FtsZ yields the protein MSENAYKFEMPKHHKSIIKVIGVGGGGSNAVNHMFSQGIKDVEFVVCNTDSQALKTSSVPGKIQIGVNLTEGLGAGANPEVGKNAALESKEDIRDLLGNDTKMVFITAGMGGGTGTGAAPVIAKIAKEMDILTVGIVTAPFGFEGKKKANQAESGINALKESCDTVLVILNDKLREIFGNLSIGSAFAQADNVLTTAAKGIAEIITVAGYVNVDFQDVRTVMHNAGAAVMGSAETKGENRARKAAEEALASPLLDNKDILGAQKILLSIISGEQAELQMDELTEITEYIQEQAGDDAEVIFGHGVDPDLGDSIRVTVIATGFDHDQAYLPQNRPSKMAEHPQEEERKVYDLDANKQITMFEVDNTVNHAKQEMSKRNINDGNNASDNRFAEPDRSYSFTSPVNSDFNDDDGDDGLFSELEDEFEFMQDDSDQRINDDGMMDVNKNTKDVMRKKAQDRIDRLKGLHKADMGAEEFKEKLDVPAYLRKDIRLQNVPHSSEPHVSKYNLNDDNQILGNNRFLHDNVD from the coding sequence ATGTCTGAAAACGCATATAAATTTGAAATGCCAAAACACCACAAATCGATCATAAAAGTGATTGGTGTGGGTGGCGGCGGAAGTAACGCTGTAAACCACATGTTTAGCCAGGGCATTAAAGATGTGGAATTTGTAGTATGTAATACAGATTCGCAAGCTTTAAAAACCAGCTCTGTTCCAGGTAAAATTCAGATAGGTGTAAACCTTACTGAAGGTCTGGGTGCTGGAGCTAACCCTGAAGTGGGTAAAAACGCTGCTTTAGAAAGCAAAGAAGATATAAGAGATTTATTAGGTAATGATACCAAAATGGTATTCATCACCGCCGGAATGGGTGGAGGTACCGGTACTGGTGCAGCGCCTGTTATAGCTAAAATAGCTAAGGAGATGGACATCCTTACAGTGGGGATAGTTACGGCTCCTTTCGGTTTTGAAGGTAAGAAAAAAGCTAACCAGGCAGAATCAGGGATCAACGCTTTAAAAGAAAGCTGTGATACTGTGTTGGTTATATTAAATGATAAACTAAGAGAGATTTTTGGAAACCTTTCTATAGGTAGTGCTTTTGCTCAGGCGGATAATGTGTTGACCACAGCCGCCAAAGGTATAGCAGAAATTATTACGGTAGCAGGTTATGTAAACGTCGATTTTCAAGATGTTAGAACAGTAATGCACAATGCTGGTGCGGCTGTTATGGGATCTGCCGAAACTAAAGGTGAAAACAGAGCTAGAAAGGCTGCTGAAGAGGCATTAGCTTCGCCTTTATTGGATAACAAAGACATCCTTGGTGCTCAGAAAATATTGCTTTCCATTATATCTGGTGAGCAGGCTGAGTTACAAATGGATGAGCTTACTGAAATCACAGAATACATCCAGGAGCAAGCTGGTGACGATGCTGAGGTGATCTTCGGTCACGGTGTAGACCCTGACTTGGGAGATAGTATCAGAGTGACAGTAATTGCTACAGGCTTTGATCATGATCAGGCATACCTGCCTCAAAACAGACCTTCTAAAATGGCTGAGCACCCTCAGGAAGAGGAGAGAAAGGTGTATGATCTTGATGCTAATAAGCAGATCACTATGTTCGAAGTGGACAATACAGTGAATCATGCCAAGCAGGAGATGAGCAAGAGAAATATTAACGACGGTAACAACGCATCAGACAATCGTTTTGCTGAGCCTGATAGAAGCTATTCTTTCACCAGCCCGGTAAACTCAGATTTTAATGATGACGATGGTGACGACGGTCTTTTCTCTGAGCTAGAGGATGAGTTCGAATTCATGCAAGATGATTCTGATCAGCGCATCAATGATGATGGCATGATGGACGTGAATAAGAACACCAAAGATGTAATGCGTAAAAAAGCTCAGGACAGAATAGACAGACTTAAAGGTCTGCATAAAGCTGACATGGGAGCTGAAGAGTTTAAGGAAAAATTAGATGTGCCTGCTTACTTGAGAAAGGATATCAGGTTACAAAACGTGCCTCACTCATCTGAGCCTCACGTGTCTAAGTATAACTTAAATGATGATAATCAGATATTAGGAAACAATAGATTCCTACACGATAATGTTGATTAA
- the ftsA gene encoding cell division protein FtsA, producing MENDKIVVGLDIGTTKICAIVGRKNEFGKLEVLGMGKAESDGVIRGIVTNIDKTVNAIEKAVREAEDQSGIDIRVVNVGIAGQHIKSSIHHGSITRSTNDDEITIEDINRLNNDMYRIVIPPGSEIIHVMPQDYTVDYEDGIKDPVGMSGVKLEADFHIITAQTNAINNINKCVKRAGLEIEHLILEPLASSMAVLSDEEKEAGICLIDIGGGTTDIAIFHDNIIRHTAVIPFGGNIITSDIKQGCMVMQHQAELLKTKFGKAIAEEASPNEIVSIPGIRNRAPKEISVKNLAHIIEARMEEIIELAHTEIITSGFENRLAGGIVITGGGGQLSCLKQLVEYMTGMDARIGYPNEHLGRSKVDIVKSPMYATSVGLVLSGFRAIDERENRYNEVKVSGRPGVQQKKKIGGGDFFSKILNKTKGLLIDDLDGKSDY from the coding sequence ATGGAAAATGACAAAATCGTAGTAGGGCTCGATATCGGCACCACCAAGATTTGCGCTATTGTGGGCAGGAAGAACGAATTCGGGAAGCTGGAAGTTCTTGGAATGGGTAAGGCCGAGTCAGATGGCGTTATTAGAGGAATAGTAACAAATATTGACAAAACGGTAAACGCAATAGAGAAGGCGGTACGTGAAGCAGAAGATCAGTCTGGTATTGATATCAGAGTGGTAAATGTAGGTATTGCAGGGCAGCATATAAAGAGCTCAATTCATCATGGTAGCATCACCAGAAGCACTAATGATGATGAGATCACGATAGAAGATATTAACAGATTGAATAATGATATGTACAGGATTGTAATACCTCCTGGCAGTGAAATTATTCATGTTATGCCACAGGATTATACTGTAGATTATGAAGACGGTATTAAAGATCCTGTAGGAATGTCTGGTGTTAAATTAGAGGCAGACTTCCATATTATCACAGCACAAACCAATGCTATCAATAACATTAACAAATGTGTAAAAAGAGCTGGTTTGGAGATAGAGCATCTTATTCTGGAGCCTTTAGCTTCCAGTATGGCTGTGCTTAGTGATGAAGAAAAAGAGGCTGGAATATGCCTTATAGATATAGGTGGTGGTACTACAGATATTGCTATTTTCCATGATAACATTATACGCCACACCGCAGTAATTCCTTTCGGGGGTAACATTATCACATCAGACATTAAGCAAGGATGTATGGTAATGCAGCACCAGGCGGAACTACTTAAAACTAAATTTGGTAAGGCTATAGCTGAAGAGGCTAGCCCTAATGAAATTGTTTCTATTCCAGGTATCAGAAACCGTGCTCCAAAGGAAATATCAGTGAAGAATTTGGCGCACATTATTGAAGCTAGAATGGAGGAAATAATAGAACTGGCTCATACTGAGATTATTACCTCAGGTTTTGAGAACAGACTAGCTGGTGGTATTGTAATCACCGGTGGTGGTGGGCAGCTGAGCTGTCTTAAGCAACTCGTAGAGTATATGACTGGTATGGATGCCAGAATTGGTTATCCTAACGAGCATCTTGGCAGGAGCAAGGTGGACATAGTGAAGAGTCCTATGTATGCTACTTCTGTTGGGTTGGTACTATCTGGTTTCCGTGCTATTGATGAGCGCGAAAACAGATACAATGAAGTGAAAGTGTCCGGCCGTCCCGGAGTACAACAGAAGAAAAAAATTGGAGGAGGAGACTTCTTCAGCAAGATTTTAAACAAAACCAAAGGTCTTTTAATAGACGATCTTGACGGTAAGAGCGATTATTAA
- a CDS encoding NADPH-dependent FMN reductase yields the protein MEKIIIICGTNRIDSVSYKIATIYQEILDGLGVSSELLDLTELPADFAFSALYEKAGMNKDFNHFRKVMLSSQKFVFIVPEYNGSFPGVLKTFIDGLQYPDSFTNKKCALVGVSSGIQGAGMALSHLTDIFNYCGMHVLAQKPKLSHINQHFQDGSIVNELYTQLLTDQAEKLIAF from the coding sequence ATGGAGAAGATCATAATTATATGCGGAACTAACAGAATTGACTCTGTATCTTATAAAATAGCTACTATATACCAGGAAATTTTAGATGGTTTAGGAGTTAGCAGCGAACTGCTAGATCTAACCGAATTGCCTGCTGACTTTGCTTTTTCTGCGCTGTATGAAAAGGCCGGAATGAACAAGGATTTCAATCACTTCAGAAAAGTAATGCTGAGCAGCCAAAAGTTTGTTTTTATTGTTCCTGAATATAATGGCTCTTTCCCAGGAGTGCTCAAGACCTTTATAGATGGCTTACAGTATCCGGATAGCTTCACCAATAAGAAATGTGCTTTGGTGGGTGTATCATCTGGTATTCAGGGTGCTGGCATGGCGCTTAGCCACCTTACTGACATCTTTAACTACTGCGGCATGCATGTGTTGGCACAAAAGCCTAAGTTATCTCACATCAACCAGCATTTTCAGGATGGAAGCATTGTAAATGAGCTTTACACCCAGCTTCTAACAGACCAAGCAGAAAAACTTATCGCCTTTTAG
- a CDS encoding head GIN domain-containing protein yields the protein MRKVLFNILTFVAILSLFAQCDNDSAPDCLKKAGNTTTVELEVDAFEKIEITNSLNVFIKQASEQRVELTVGSNLINDIAYSVDEGGVLYLTNNLGCKWVRSYGFPEVTIYTPDINNIINNGDGTVSSIDTLKLDRLSVSCEDRSGDFDLTIETNYFGVVTNSLSNFRVDGLTDEFRIFFAAGDGRFEGENLKTRNANVTNRGSNDIIVNVSDTLTGSILSSGNIILRGSRPKLIEIEDRNLGELIDQTQ from the coding sequence ATGAGAAAGGTATTATTCAACATATTGACCTTTGTAGCTATTCTATCCTTATTTGCTCAATGCGATAATGACAGCGCTCCTGATTGCCTGAAAAAAGCAGGAAATACAACCACTGTAGAGCTGGAAGTAGATGCTTTTGAAAAGATTGAGATCACCAACAGTTTAAATGTATTCATTAAACAAGCCAGCGAGCAAAGGGTAGAACTCACGGTCGGCAGTAACCTGATTAACGATATAGCCTATTCTGTAGACGAAGGCGGTGTTTTATACTTAACCAACAACCTAGGTTGCAAATGGGTAAGAAGCTATGGTTTTCCAGAAGTGACTATCTACACCCCCGACATCAATAACATTATCAACAATGGAGACGGAACTGTGTCCTCTATTGATACCTTAAAACTAGACCGATTGAGCGTATCTTGCGAAGATAGAAGTGGCGATTTCGATCTTACTATTGAAACTAACTACTTCGGAGTGGTAACTAATAGCCTGTCAAACTTTCGTGTGGATGGCCTCACGGATGAATTTAGAATATTCTTTGCCGCTGGTGATGGGAGATTTGAAGGTGAAAATTTAAAAACAAGAAATGCGAATGTGACCAACAGAGGATCTAATGACATTATAGTAAATGTTTCTGATACTTTAACAGGGAGCATTCTCTCTTCAGGAAATATTATATTAAGAGGATCAAGACCTAAATTGATTGAAATAGAGGATAGAAATTTAGGCGAACTAATAGACCAAACCCAATAA